The following coding sequences are from one Paenibacillus sp. FSL R5-0912 window:
- a CDS encoding pyridoxamine 5'-phosphate oxidase family protein, with product MSEAVAQLGETLLAMLQSETFVLLNTVDAESGGPTSTAISWIYAVSPSIVRLSVDHRSRLVNNMKVNPLVTITVFGEGTVHAINGRASVKQDPLPDVPFKMCCFDVEIEAVRNALFYGAHLESAPKYAKVYDARAAEKLDGQVFAAMQKA from the coding sequence ATGTCCGAAGCCGTTGCTCAGCTGGGCGAAACACTGCTAGCTATGCTGCAGTCGGAAACCTTTGTTCTTCTAAACACTGTGGATGCTGAATCCGGTGGCCCTACCTCTACTGCGATTTCCTGGATCTATGCAGTGAGCCCTTCTATTGTGCGCTTATCGGTAGATCACCGTTCCAGACTTGTGAACAACATGAAGGTCAATCCGCTGGTAACCATTACTGTGTTTGGTGAGGGAACGGTTCATGCCATCAACGGGCGTGCTTCTGTGAAGCAGGACCCTCTGCCGGATGTTCCTTTTAAGATGTGCTGTTTTGATGTTGAGATTGAAGCGGTCCGCAATGCGCTGTTCTACGGCGCTCATCTGGAATCTGCTCCGAAATATGCGAAGGTATACGATGCGCGTGCGGCTGAGAAGCTGGACGGACAAGTATTTGCCGCCATGCAAAAAGCCTAG
- a CDS encoding YhcN/YlaJ family sporulation lipoprotein, with protein sequence MRKSMCLLLVLLLLTSCGIANKETSPSPQDKQSSKALSSQGNRGVRTLSEDGTALEPTAENGQPSNVKGESNVALKDYFEQLAKRVPGVNGAHCVVMNNIAVVGIDVDGSLTRSRVGSVKYTVAEAIRKDPRGVRTLVTADMDLTSRLAEMGKHITKGNPVSGFASEMADIIGRIIPQLPEDIKPQGNGQ encoded by the coding sequence ATGAGAAAATCAATGTGTCTGTTGCTGGTACTGCTGCTGCTGACAAGCTGCGGTATCGCTAATAAAGAGACATCACCCTCTCCTCAGGATAAACAATCGTCAAAGGCCTTGAGCAGCCAGGGGAATCGCGGAGTACGGACATTGTCCGAAGATGGTACAGCACTTGAACCTACAGCAGAGAACGGACAGCCTTCTAACGTTAAGGGCGAAAGCAATGTTGCACTTAAGGATTATTTTGAACAGTTAGCCAAAAGAGTTCCCGGTGTAAACGGAGCCCACTGTGTCGTAATGAACAACATTGCCGTTGTCGGCATTGATGTCGACGGATCGCTTACCCGCTCACGGGTCGGAAGCGTGAAATACACGGTAGCGGAAGCTATCCGCAAAGACCCGAGGGGTGTAAGAACGCTCGTTACTGCCGATATGGACCTCACCAGCAGGTTAGCCGAGATGGGAAAGCATATTACTAAGGGAAACCCGGTATCCGGCTTCGCCTCAGAAATGGCCGACATTATCGGCCGGATCATCCCGCAACTGCCAGAGGATATCAAACCGCAAGGTAACGGACAATAA
- a CDS encoding RsfA family transcriptional regulator, translating to MTAVRQDAWSAEDDLILAEITLRHIREGSTQLAAFEEVGEKIGRTSAACGFRWNSCVRKSYEDAIGIAKGQRQKRSYLKKQPASRGAQVAGLILGDIEEDYGRSEGLSENSLSIDAVIRFLRQWKGTFQEAGRQLKMLERDLREKEDELTELRAENERLSKEVNLAQSDYRVVNDDYKALIQIMDRARRLAFLNEEEEEKTRFKMDANGNLERIE from the coding sequence ATGACAGCCGTTAGACAGGATGCTTGGAGTGCGGAAGATGATCTGATATTGGCAGAAATAACGCTGCGTCATATCCGTGAGGGCAGCACACAGCTTGCTGCTTTTGAAGAGGTGGGTGAAAAAATCGGCAGAACCTCGGCTGCCTGCGGTTTCCGCTGGAACAGCTGCGTACGCAAAAGTTACGAGGATGCTATCGGGATTGCAAAAGGCCAGCGTCAGAAACGAAGTTATTTGAAGAAACAGCCGGCTTCCAGAGGTGCGCAGGTAGCAGGACTGATTCTCGGAGACATTGAAGAGGATTACGGACGAAGCGAAGGGTTAAGCGAGAACAGCTTATCGATTGATGCGGTAATCCGGTTTCTGAGACAATGGAAAGGCACGTTCCAGGAGGCTGGGCGGCAGCTGAAGATGCTGGAGCGGGATTTGCGAGAGAAGGAAGATGAACTGACGGAGCTGAGAGCAGAGAATGAACGCTTATCCAAGGAAGTTAATCTAGCCCAGAGCGATTACCGTGTAGTCAATGATGATTACAAAGCGCTGATCCAGATTATGGACCGGGCCCGCAGACTCGCATTTCTAAATGAAGAAGAAGAGGAAAAAACCCGCTTCAAAATGGACGCGAATGGAAACCTGGAACGGATCGAATAG
- a CDS encoding peptide ABC transporter substrate-binding protein, with translation MKKSKSLLLMFALVLVIGTVLAGCGGNNNNANSGTNAAATNAAGNEGSTNTGTTGDEKLAADQTLRVNLTAEPPTFDPAQAQDSQANTVLKTMYEGLTRMNDETGQAEPGIAESWEISPDGLVYTFKLRDAQWSNGDPVEAADFVRAWKIVLDPNTDPTAPYAYQLYYLKNAEEYYGKKVTDFNEVGVKAVDAKTLEVTLKAPTPYFLGLLSFYTYYPVHKSVEGNTKWATNKDTMITNGAFTLTEWTTGQSLQVSKNDKYWDAANIKLAKIDFSLVNSGATELLSYKNGELDRAGAPHGEIPQEQIPIVQKELPNEFQRKGIASTYYYEFNITEKPFDNVKIRKALAMTVNRQALIDNVTLGGQLPAFGFVPPGIAGADGEFRTAVKDSYFTEDTEAAKKLLAEGLAEEGLTELPPVELSYNTSEGHKKIALAVADMWKQALGITVNTVNQEWAVFIDNRQNLNYQIARAGWTADYNDPMTFLDMWVTGGGNNDTGYANPEYDKLINDAKASSDLAARQEMFAKAEKMIIEDDMILIPFYYYTNNSLTKEYLKGVTLDFSGAIDFTRAYLLEH, from the coding sequence ATGAAGAAGAGTAAAAGTCTATTGCTCATGTTCGCATTAGTTTTGGTTATCGGCACAGTGCTTGCTGGCTGCGGCGGAAACAATAACAATGCTAACAGCGGCACCAATGCTGCAGCAACAAATGCAGCCGGTAATGAAGGTAGCACGAACACAGGAACAACCGGTGACGAGAAACTGGCTGCTGACCAGACACTTAGAGTCAACCTGACTGCAGAACCACCTACTTTTGACCCTGCTCAAGCTCAGGACAGCCAAGCGAATACCGTCCTGAAAACTATGTATGAAGGTTTGACCCGCATGAATGACGAAACTGGCCAAGCTGAGCCGGGAATTGCCGAATCTTGGGAAATTTCCCCTGACGGTCTGGTATATACATTCAAACTGCGTGATGCACAATGGAGCAACGGCGACCCTGTAGAAGCTGCTGACTTCGTTCGCGCCTGGAAAATCGTGCTGGATCCTAACACAGATCCAACTGCACCTTATGCTTACCAATTGTACTACCTGAAGAACGCTGAAGAATATTATGGAAAGAAAGTTACAGATTTCAACGAAGTGGGCGTAAAAGCTGTTGATGCGAAAACTCTTGAAGTTACGCTGAAAGCACCAACTCCATACTTCCTTGGCCTTCTGTCCTTCTATACTTATTACCCTGTACACAAATCCGTTGAGGGTAATACTAAATGGGCAACAAACAAAGATACTATGATCACTAACGGTGCGTTCACATTGACTGAGTGGACTACCGGCCAATCCCTGCAAGTAAGCAAGAACGATAAATATTGGGATGCTGCTAACATCAAGCTTGCTAAAATTGACTTCTCCCTGGTAAACAGCGGCGCAACTGAACTGCTCAGCTACAAGAACGGTGAGCTTGACCGTGCTGGTGCACCACACGGTGAAATCCCGCAAGAACAGATTCCAATTGTACAAAAAGAGCTTCCTAACGAATTCCAGAGAAAAGGTATCGCAAGTACCTACTACTATGAATTCAACATCACTGAAAAACCTTTCGACAACGTTAAAATCCGTAAAGCCCTGGCGATGACTGTTAACCGTCAAGCGCTGATCGACAACGTAACACTGGGTGGACAACTTCCAGCATTCGGCTTTGTACCTCCGGGTATCGCTGGCGCTGACGGTGAATTCCGTACAGCAGTTAAAGACAGCTACTTCACAGAAGATACAGAAGCCGCTAAGAAATTGCTGGCTGAAGGTCTAGCTGAAGAAGGTCTGACTGAACTGCCACCGGTTGAATTGTCTTACAACACAAGTGAAGGCCACAAGAAAATCGCTTTGGCTGTAGCTGATATGTGGAAACAAGCCCTGGGTATCACTGTAAACACTGTTAACCAGGAATGGGCAGTATTTATCGACAACCGTCAAAACCTGAACTACCAGATCGCACGTGCCGGCTGGACTGCGGATTACAATGATCCAATGACCTTCCTGGATATGTGGGTAACAGGCGGCGGTAACAATGATACTGGTTACGCTAACCCTGAATACGACAAGCTGATCAATGACGCTAAAGCAAGCTCCGACCTGGCAGCACGCCAAGAAATGTTTGCTAAAGCTGAAAAAATGATCATTGAAGATGATATGATTCTGATTCCGTTCTACTACTACACAAACAACTCCCTGACTAAAGAGTACCTCAAAGGTGTAACTCTTGACTTCAGCGGTGCAATCGACTTCACTCGTGCTTACCTGCTTGAGCACTAA
- a CDS encoding ketopantoate reductase family protein, which yields MKIDIIGAGALGLLLAGKLISAGSEVRLWCRSEQQCRELASSGLTVSYEDGGEAIFVKGDRFSAEPVSKYTQRQLADPGEVTLITVKQTVLHHELPEILRPLQERNLTMICFQNGCGHLELLQELLPESSLWVAVTTEAAKRKTLTEVIHAGRGEICIGKSNQSLHHNESNAQDWGNGGTISFAKALATAGFNASLSKEVDTIIYRKLLINAVINPLTAIWRVPNGGLLASPERVQIMKELYTEAVQTYDACGITYEKHVWEAILEVCRATSGNISSMLADVLASRETEIRWINGSIVNMGLQHGVEVPLHRWICGLVEGMTVRER from the coding sequence ATGAAGATTGATATCATAGGGGCGGGGGCGCTCGGCCTCCTGCTTGCCGGCAAGCTCATCAGTGCGGGGAGCGAAGTCAGACTGTGGTGCCGGAGTGAGCAGCAGTGCAGAGAATTAGCAAGCAGTGGTCTAACAGTCAGCTATGAGGACGGCGGAGAGGCAATATTCGTTAAGGGTGACCGCTTCTCGGCTGAACCAGTGAGTAAGTATACGCAACGGCAGCTGGCTGATCCGGGAGAGGTTACGCTGATAACGGTCAAACAAACGGTGCTGCATCATGAGCTTCCGGAGATTCTGCGGCCGCTTCAAGAACGGAATCTTACAATGATATGTTTCCAGAACGGCTGTGGACACTTAGAGCTGCTGCAGGAGCTTCTGCCGGAATCCTCCCTCTGGGTGGCGGTAACCACTGAGGCTGCCAAGAGGAAAACATTAACAGAGGTTATTCATGCAGGTAGAGGGGAAATCTGTATAGGGAAAAGCAATCAATCTCTACATCACAATGAATCAAACGCACAGGATTGGGGTAATGGCGGCACAATAAGTTTTGCTAAGGCCCTTGCAACAGCAGGATTCAACGCCTCTCTGTCGAAAGAAGTGGATACCATCATTTACCGGAAGCTCTTGATCAATGCTGTAATTAATCCTCTAACCGCAATATGGCGGGTCCCAAACGGCGGGCTGTTGGCTTCACCTGAGCGTGTACAGATCATGAAGGAACTGTACACAGAGGCTGTACAGACCTATGATGCCTGCGGGATTACCTATGAGAAGCATGTCTGGGAGGCCATTCTTGAAGTTTGCCGGGCTACATCGGGCAATATTTCATCCATGCTGGCCGATGTGCTTGCTTCAAGGGAAACGGAAATCCGCTGGATTAACGGAAGCATTGTGAATATGGGGCTGCAGCACGGGGTGGAGGTTCCGCTGCACCGCTGGATCTGCGGACTGGTAGAGGGCATGACTGTGAGGGAGAGGTGA
- a CDS encoding DUF3397 domain-containing protein has translation MEFLRNSFGVLSVIPIVPFLIVYFAGIGLKQEKRKTFLLAMDVTTLFLLLSVSGLFNTIFHSNFGFFLILLIVLISAGLIGGAQNRLKGSVDGKRLLRAVWRLSFFFMGTSYVIFMIVGLIRYISQAM, from the coding sequence TTGGAATTTTTGCGGAATTCGTTCGGCGTATTAAGCGTTATTCCGATTGTTCCTTTTTTAATCGTATATTTCGCGGGCATCGGTCTTAAGCAAGAGAAGAGGAAAACTTTTCTGCTGGCGATGGACGTGACTACTTTATTTTTACTGCTGTCAGTTTCAGGATTATTTAATACGATCTTTCATTCGAATTTCGGGTTCTTTCTTATACTACTTATTGTATTAATATCCGCTGGACTGATTGGAGGCGCGCAAAACCGGCTTAAGGGATCGGTCGACGGAAAACGGTTATTACGGGCAGTTTGGCGGCTTTCGTTCTTTTTTATGGGGACCAGTTACGTAATATTTATGATTGTAGGCCTCATACGATACATATCACAAGCGATGTAA
- a CDS encoding PhoH family protein has product MKKIFVLDTNVLLHDPNSIFAFKANEVVIPAVVLEEIDSKKRNADEIGRNARTVSRLLDGLRELGHLHSGVVLEHGGTLKVELNHRSFVKVQEMFGEVSNDNRILAVALNYLHEENEKADPSPVVLVSKDVLVRIKADVLGITPEDYLSDRTGDLNELYSGCQSLMVHPSLIDEYYSHRFLSIKQLSLSYPLYPHEFVILKDEIGSGKSALLKVNSDASRLEPLYLGNDAVWGISARNAQQRMALELLLNDDIPLVTITGKAGTGKTLLALAAGLFKVEDEHKYKKLLIARPVVPMGKDIGYLPGEKDEKLRPWMQPIYDNLEFLFDTKKAGDIDKILMGLGSIQVEALTYIRGRSIPSQFIIIDEAQNLSRHEVKTIVSRAGEGSKVILMGDPEQIDHPYLDAASNGLSYIVEKFKQQGISGHITLEKGERSHLAQLAADLL; this is encoded by the coding sequence ATGAAAAAGATATTCGTACTAGACACTAACGTGCTACTGCACGACCCCAATTCGATTTTTGCTTTCAAGGCGAATGAAGTTGTCATTCCCGCTGTAGTCCTGGAAGAAATCGACTCCAAGAAGCGTAATGCCGATGAAATCGGCCGCAACGCCCGCACCGTGTCACGTTTGTTAGACGGACTCCGGGAACTGGGCCACCTGCACAGTGGTGTGGTACTGGAACATGGAGGCACGCTGAAGGTAGAGCTTAACCACCGCAGCTTCGTAAAGGTACAGGAGATGTTCGGGGAGGTCTCGAACGATAACCGCATATTGGCTGTTGCCCTCAATTATCTCCATGAGGAGAATGAAAAGGCTGACCCCAGCCCTGTGGTACTCGTAAGTAAAGATGTACTCGTCCGCATCAAAGCGGATGTGCTTGGCATAACACCGGAGGATTATTTATCCGACCGAACCGGAGATTTGAATGAGCTGTATTCCGGCTGCCAGTCGCTGATGGTGCATCCTTCGCTGATCGATGAATATTATAGTCACCGTTTCTTGTCTATCAAGCAGCTGTCGTTGTCCTACCCGCTCTACCCTCATGAATTTGTCATTCTGAAGGATGAGATTGGCAGCGGCAAATCGGCACTGCTCAAGGTGAACAGTGATGCCAGCCGGCTCGAACCGCTGTACCTCGGCAATGATGCGGTGTGGGGCATCAGCGCCCGGAATGCCCAGCAGCGGATGGCGCTTGAGCTCCTGCTGAATGATGATATTCCGCTGGTGACCATTACCGGTAAAGCGGGTACAGGGAAGACGCTGCTGGCGCTTGCCGCCGGACTGTTCAAGGTGGAGGACGAACATAAATACAAGAAGCTCCTGATCGCGCGTCCTGTAGTCCCGATGGGTAAGGATATCGGATATTTGCCGGGGGAGAAGGACGAGAAGCTCCGTCCCTGGATGCAGCCGATCTATGATAACCTCGAGTTCCTGTTTGATACCAAAAAAGCCGGAGATATCGATAAAATATTGATGGGCCTGGGCAGCATCCAGGTAGAGGCGCTCACTTATATCCGCGGACGTTCGATTCCGTCGCAGTTCATCATCATTGATGAGGCGCAGAACCTGTCCCGGCATGAAGTGAAGACGATCGTCTCCCGCGCCGGTGAAGGCAGCAAGGTGATTCTGATGGGAGATCCGGAGCAAATCGACCATCCTTATCTGGATGCCGCGAGCAACGGGCTCAGCTATATCGTTGAGAAATTTAAGCAGCAGGGCATTAGCGGCCATATCACGCTTGAGAAGGGTGAGCGTTCGCATCTGGCTCAGCTGGCTGCGGATTTGCTGTAG
- a CDS encoding extracellular solute-binding protein yields the protein MLRRKNYWLLFAVLLLSLTSLSPGMELDTDEGSYPPRQPLDQSKRPPSGELGDEQSLTIRVSLSSLEFSVLQRISQNYSLSSGVSVQLTNVDAEEDGAAQVREELTVGDSPDIVMLDGHSIFDLASRGYLLPVDIYQSVPGSTPLTMLIQQMQWNGYDWGVPLDIDPYVLVYSPQRLAEWGLSGAPSSLEEWNGLLGRLNGEETKEHYLLAMDTRNPYGYAAVLHSMGGRLLSMSEAQAAWTEAARGYFFLTSRFNQNIWDMLQDGKLAVAVVPLSEWKKYGNSTLAVQAPLEQTGYNIYEAIHSRFFALPAQSGSPEAAVKWLAYVTSSSAQLEWLENTDHLPALDELYRSGLPEISRLPFDSKLFLTDDNAPESDSEGEWSRKAEAAILLLTGKLDAAGYQAAAAASE from the coding sequence GTGCTGAGACGCAAAAACTATTGGCTGCTGTTTGCTGTTCTGCTGCTGTCGCTGACAAGCCTGTCACCCGGCATGGAGCTGGACACGGATGAGGGAAGCTATCCGCCCAGACAGCCGCTGGACCAATCGAAGCGCCCCCCTTCAGGTGAACTTGGGGACGAGCAGAGCTTGACCATCCGCGTATCACTCAGCAGTTTGGAATTTAGTGTACTGCAGCGGATCAGCCAAAATTACAGCCTTTCGAGCGGGGTCAGCGTACAGCTGACCAATGTGGATGCTGAAGAAGACGGGGCAGCTCAGGTACGCGAGGAACTGACGGTCGGGGATAGTCCGGATATTGTGATGCTGGACGGCCACAGTATTTTTGATCTGGCTTCCCGCGGATATTTGCTGCCTGTAGATATATACCAGAGTGTTCCCGGGAGCACCCCTCTTACCATGCTGATCCAGCAAATGCAGTGGAACGGATACGACTGGGGCGTTCCGCTCGATATTGATCCCTATGTATTGGTATATTCTCCGCAGCGGCTTGCGGAGTGGGGTCTTTCCGGGGCACCTTCAAGTCTGGAAGAATGGAATGGACTGCTAGGCCGGCTGAACGGGGAAGAGACGAAGGAACATTATCTGCTGGCAATGGATACGCGGAATCCTTATGGTTATGCTGCTGTACTGCATAGCATGGGAGGGAGACTGCTGTCTATGAGTGAAGCGCAAGCGGCGTGGACCGAAGCTGCCCGAGGATATTTTTTTCTGACCAGCCGGTTTAATCAGAATATCTGGGATATGCTGCAGGATGGTAAGCTTGCGGTGGCCGTAGTGCCGCTCTCCGAATGGAAAAAATATGGAAACTCCACACTGGCGGTCCAAGCGCCGCTGGAACAGACGGGCTACAACATCTACGAGGCAATCCATAGCCGCTTTTTTGCGCTCCCGGCACAATCCGGCAGCCCTGAAGCAGCGGTCAAATGGCTGGCTTATGTGACTTCAAGCTCGGCTCAGCTGGAATGGCTGGAGAATACCGACCATCTGCCTGCACTGGATGAGTTGTACCGCTCCGGATTGCCTGAAATCTCCCGGCTTCCGTTCGACTCCAAATTATTCCTCACCGATGACAATGCCCCCGAGTCAGACTCTGAGGGCGAGTGGAGCCGCAAGGCGGAAGCGGCAATCCTGCTCTTGACCGGCAAGCTGGATGCGGCGGGATACCAAGCCGCGGCCGCAGCCTCAGAATGA
- a CDS encoding coiled-coil domain-containing protein: MLFRSSLRRLFAALLLLTCTLLPLASPVYLSADPGSGLSASAPAVPDNEETRKLLEQTLSSGEIEREIVRITAEQQALESEVATLTRQSAAKQTAIADQQERAGAVVRAYYMGERDGLLAALLSAKSISRVLALYDYYEIIMGQDRDTLSQYETQYKDLKKTIAAVQRSSEELAGLKTALQEQQKRVLALNEEIEGGIQASTDPERMGVLLEEFSKYWENIGIHEVKTYFKALSSAMKHLPQFVQDRDGVLVRKGMTYNLALKEKDLNEFLVTQNTLFKDFAFHFKDNEITATGKSGGLSLTLTGHYTIQEEPVNGLMFHVDHVVFNGLELPDTTRQALEEEFDLGFYPSKIVSFLHATEVFSSDGVLHVKLSLSF; this comes from the coding sequence GTGTTATTCCGCAGTTCCTTACGCCGGTTATTTGCAGCTCTACTCCTTCTCACCTGCACACTTCTGCCGCTGGCTTCACCGGTATATCTGTCCGCCGACCCAGGTTCCGGCCTCAGTGCTTCAGCACCTGCCGTTCCGGATAATGAAGAAACCCGCAAGCTGCTCGAACAGACTCTGTCCTCAGGGGAAATTGAACGGGAGATTGTCCGGATTACGGCAGAACAACAAGCACTTGAAAGTGAAGTCGCCACGCTGACCCGGCAGTCGGCCGCCAAACAAACGGCCATTGCAGATCAGCAGGAACGCGCAGGCGCAGTTGTGCGGGCTTATTATATGGGGGAACGCGATGGATTGCTTGCAGCCTTACTGTCCGCCAAAAGCATCAGCAGAGTACTCGCTCTTTATGATTATTATGAGATTATTATGGGGCAGGACCGGGACACGCTGTCGCAGTATGAAACACAATACAAGGATTTGAAAAAAACAATTGCGGCCGTACAGCGCAGCTCTGAAGAGCTTGCCGGGCTCAAAACAGCACTCCAGGAGCAGCAAAAGCGTGTGCTTGCTTTGAATGAAGAAATTGAGGGCGGTATTCAGGCCAGTACAGATCCTGAGCGCATGGGGGTACTGCTGGAGGAATTCAGTAAATATTGGGAGAATATCGGAATACATGAGGTTAAGACTTATTTCAAGGCGTTATCCTCGGCGATGAAGCATCTGCCGCAGTTCGTCCAGGACCGGGACGGTGTGCTGGTACGTAAGGGGATGACTTATAATCTTGCGCTGAAGGAAAAGGATTTGAACGAATTCCTGGTCACGCAGAATACGCTGTTCAAGGATTTCGCTTTTCATTTCAAGGATAACGAGATTACAGCCACGGGCAAGAGCGGCGGGCTGTCACTGACATTGACCGGTCATTACACCATTCAGGAGGAACCGGTCAACGGATTAATGTTCCATGTGGACCATGTGGTCTTCAATGGACTGGAGCTGCCGGATACCACCCGTCAGGCGCTGGAGGAAGAGTTCGATCTGGGATTCTATCCGTCAAAAATCGTCTCATTCCTGCATGCCACGGAAGTATTCAGCTCGGACGGCGTGCTCCATGTCAAGCTGTCCCTCTCATTCTGA
- a CDS encoding ABC transporter permease: protein MVRYVANKFFYMLVSLFVLISATFFLMKAIPGDPFTSEKKVPPEIKARLYEQYGLDKPLYHQYFKYLGEIVQGDLGVSMKRLNQDVTHLIGQTFSASLKLGVIAIIVSVIVGVFLGMMAALYHRKFIDSAAMVLAVLGIAVPSFVVASLLQYVFAYKFHMFPVSGFKGPLYYVLPVTALSAQPIAFIARLTRSSMLEVLHADYIKTAKAKGLSWAAILSRHVLRNGILPVVTYMGPMTANIVTGSVVIEQIFGVGGIGKQFVEAIGVRDYTVIMGITIFYGVLLMLARFITDIAYVFVDPRIKLSGGKEG from the coding sequence ATGGTTCGTTATGTTGCCAATAAGTTCTTCTATATGCTTGTCTCGCTGTTTGTGCTAATTTCAGCGACCTTTTTTCTGATGAAAGCCATTCCGGGGGACCCGTTTACTTCTGAAAAGAAAGTTCCGCCGGAAATAAAAGCGCGTTTATACGAGCAATATGGATTGGACAAGCCGCTCTATCATCAGTATTTCAAGTATTTGGGTGAAATTGTCCAGGGTGATCTGGGTGTATCTATGAAGCGTCTGAATCAGGATGTAACTCACTTGATCGGACAAACGTTCTCGGCGTCTCTAAAGCTGGGGGTTATCGCAATTATAGTGTCGGTTATTGTCGGAGTCTTTCTCGGCATGATGGCGGCACTCTATCACCGCAAGTTTATTGACAGCGCGGCCATGGTGCTGGCGGTGCTGGGGATTGCAGTTCCGAGCTTTGTAGTCGCCTCGCTGCTTCAATATGTGTTCGCCTATAAGTTCCACATGTTCCCGGTTTCCGGATTTAAGGGTCCCCTGTATTATGTCTTACCTGTAACCGCACTCTCGGCACAGCCGATAGCCTTTATAGCGAGGCTAACGCGCTCAAGTATGCTGGAAGTGCTGCATGCAGATTACATCAAGACGGCTAAGGCCAAAGGCCTAAGCTGGGCAGCAATCCTAAGCCGTCACGTACTGCGGAACGGAATTCTGCCGGTTGTAACCTACATGGGACCTATGACGGCTAACATCGTAACCGGTTCTGTAGTTATCGAGCAGATCTTCGGAGTCGGCGGTATCGGTAAGCAATTCGTCGAAGCGATTGGCGTGCGTGATTATACCGTTATTATGGGGATTACGATCTTCTATGGCGTATTGCTCATGCTAGCACGCTTTATCACGGATATAGCTTATGTGTTTGTAGATCCGCGTATCAAACTAAGTGGTGGAAAGGAGGGCTAA
- a CDS encoding DUF2626 domain-containing protein yields MDRMFRVLGFFTLVIGLMAFAGDLTEMALLFFLQTAFFVILGYMKFTEKTYILLFWGYMILTFSGFSYWTVFQMGLPL; encoded by the coding sequence TTGGACCGCATGTTTCGCGTATTGGGATTTTTCACACTCGTTATCGGACTTATGGCTTTCGCCGGTGATCTTACAGAAATGGCCCTGCTATTCTTTTTACAAACCGCTTTTTTTGTGATCCTTGGCTACATGAAATTCACGGAAAAGACCTACATTCTGCTTTTCTGGGGTTATATGATCCTGACCTTCTCGGGCTTCAGCTATTGGACAGTCTTTCAGATGGGTCTGCCGCTGTAA